One part of the Sphingobium yanoikuyae genome encodes these proteins:
- a CDS encoding ABC transporter substrate-binding protein, which produces MTRPTLRIAVRRFGPFESAIVKQFADFRATTGIDAAIEPVAMDLNPLHEAIIGQRGLATGDWDIGFMATDWLAQAQAEGLLEDLAPHMARVPIPDFPQAWSPSLTSMQRFAGGYWGMPYHDGPECLVYRKDLLAAAGLEVPQTWADFHAAARVLHRPEEQRYGTVLAQFPDGHNGFYDFCIHIWSRGGEPFDTAGRPAFTSPAAHAALDYLRDLAGDTGAVAPGGRDLDSVASGMLFAQGRVAMMANWFGFAAYADTAEDSRVRGLVDVAPLPAGPGGRSVSLNVFWVLAIGAGSRHKGLAWDFLRHLASAPMDRLTTMEGAIGVRRSSWTDAEINAKIPYYHRLDWLHDHAREMPLTPHLAAISHVVDEMLGRAMTSDAPTPALLAQAQAAVEALL; this is translated from the coding sequence ATGACCCGCCCCACGCTGCGCATCGCGGTGCGCCGCTTCGGCCCGTTCGAAAGCGCCATCGTCAAACAGTTCGCCGATTTCCGGGCGACGACCGGCATCGACGCCGCGATCGAGCCGGTCGCCATGGACCTCAATCCACTGCACGAGGCGATCATCGGCCAGCGCGGGCTGGCGACCGGCGATTGGGACATCGGCTTCATGGCGACCGACTGGCTGGCGCAGGCACAGGCCGAAGGCCTGCTGGAGGATCTGGCGCCGCACATGGCGCGCGTGCCGATCCCCGATTTTCCGCAGGCCTGGAGCCCATCGCTGACCAGCATGCAGCGCTTTGCCGGCGGCTATTGGGGGATGCCCTATCATGACGGTCCGGAATGCCTGGTCTATCGCAAGGATCTGCTGGCGGCGGCCGGGCTGGAGGTGCCGCAGACATGGGCCGATTTCCACGCCGCGGCGCGGGTGCTGCATCGCCCGGAGGAACAGCGTTACGGCACGGTGCTGGCCCAGTTTCCCGACGGGCATAACGGCTTCTATGATTTCTGCATCCATATCTGGTCGCGCGGCGGCGAGCCGTTCGACACGGCCGGCCGCCCCGCCTTCACCAGCCCGGCCGCTCATGCGGCGCTGGATTATCTGCGCGATCTCGCCGGCGACACTGGGGCTGTAGCGCCGGGCGGGCGCGACCTGGACAGCGTGGCGTCGGGCATGTTGTTCGCGCAGGGCAGGGTCGCGATGATGGCCAACTGGTTCGGCTTTGCCGCCTATGCCGACACGGCCGAGGACAGCCGGGTGCGCGGACTGGTCGATGTCGCGCCGCTGCCGGCGGGGCCGGGCGGTCGCAGCGTGTCGCTCAACGTCTTCTGGGTATTGGCGATCGGCGCGGGATCGCGCCACAAGGGGCTGGCCTGGGATTTCCTGCGCCATCTGGCGAGCGCGCCGATGGACCGGCTGACGACGATGGAAGGTGCGATCGGGGTGCGCCGGTCGAGCTGGACCGATGCCGAGATCAACGCCAAGATCCCCTATTATCACCGGCTCGACTGGCTGCATGACCATGCCCGCGAAATGCCGCTGACGCCGCATCTGGCCGCGATTTCCCATGTCGTCGACGAGATGCTGGGCCGGGCAATGACCAGCGACGCGCCGACGCCCGCCCTGCTGGCGCAGGCGCAGGCGGCGGTGGAGGCGCTGCTGTGA
- a CDS encoding Gfo/Idh/MocA family protein, whose protein sequence is MSGLRQSWPMPSAPRPIVIIGAGGIVQDAHLPAYRKAGFPVAGLFDTNQARATALAAQWDVPRVFASIEEAAAQDAIFDIAAPPVAHCAILNALPHGASVLLQKPMGLTLADASAIRAACRERELIAAVNFQLRYSPMMLAVADAVARGDLGELVEIEVHLNLVTPWHLFPHLNDNPRVEMVSHSIHYLDMIRALVGDPRSVFARSYGHPSSPLADTRTSAILDYGSTMRVTLSINHHHDFGRRFQDAAFRVEGTHGAAMVKLGLLLDYPIGEADELWIARKGSPWAQQPLQGRWFPDAFVGPMANLQRFSAGEDARLSTHVEDAWRTMALVEACYQSNAQPGTPLPGLEETDT, encoded by the coding sequence GTGAGCGGCCTGCGCCAGAGCTGGCCGATGCCGTCCGCCCCCCGGCCGATCGTCATCATCGGTGCAGGCGGGATCGTGCAGGACGCGCACCTGCCCGCCTATCGCAAGGCCGGTTTCCCGGTCGCGGGCCTGTTCGACACGAACCAGGCGCGCGCGACGGCACTTGCCGCCCAATGGGACGTTCCACGGGTCTTTGCGTCGATCGAGGAAGCCGCCGCGCAGGACGCGATATTCGACATCGCCGCGCCGCCGGTCGCCCATTGCGCCATCCTGAACGCCCTGCCCCATGGCGCGAGCGTGCTGTTGCAGAAGCCGATGGGCCTGACCCTGGCCGACGCGAGCGCGATTCGGGCCGCCTGCCGGGAGCGGGAACTGATCGCCGCGGTCAATTTCCAGCTACGCTATTCGCCGATGATGCTGGCGGTCGCCGATGCCGTCGCACGCGGCGATCTGGGCGAGCTGGTCGAGATCGAGGTGCATCTCAACCTGGTGACGCCCTGGCATCTGTTCCCGCATTTGAACGACAATCCGCGCGTCGAAATGGTGTCCCACTCGATCCATTATCTCGACATGATCCGGGCGCTGGTGGGCGATCCCCGATCGGTGTTCGCGCGCAGCTATGGCCACCCGTCCAGCCCGCTGGCCGACACCCGGACCAGCGCGATCCTGGACTATGGATCGACGATGCGCGTCACCCTGTCGATCAACCATCATCATGATTTCGGTCGCCGGTTCCAGGACGCTGCCTTCCGCGTCGAGGGCACGCACGGCGCGGCGATGGTGAAGCTGGGCCTGCTGCTCGACTATCCGATTGGCGAGGCGGACGAATTGTGGATCGCGCGCAAGGGCAGTCCATGGGCGCAGCAGCCATTGCAGGGCCGATGGTTCCCCGACGCCTTTGTCGGCCCGATGGCCAATCTCCAGCGCTTCAGCGCCGGCGAGGACGCGCGCCTTTCCACCCATGTCGAGGATGCCTGGCGCACCATGGCGCTGGTCGAGGCCTGTTACCAATCCAACGCACAGCCCGGCACCCCCCTGCCCGGCCTTGAGGAGACAGATACGTGA
- a CDS encoding SDR family oxidoreductase, translating into MIDLSGRTALVTAAAHGIGRASVLALVEAGAHVIATDIDERSLAELQGERIETARLDVLDRDAIDAASALTARADILFNCAGVVHGGTVLEASDEDLDFAYALNVKAMTRMVRAVLPGMIARREGAIINMASVASSVKGVPNRFVYGVTKAAVIGLTKAVAADHVGQGVRCNAICPGTVDTPSLNARLAAQGDYDTTRAAFVARQPIGRLGRAEEIADLVVYLAGATYTTGQIHNIDGGWSI; encoded by the coding sequence GTGATCGATCTTTCGGGCAGGACCGCCCTTGTCACCGCCGCCGCCCATGGCATTGGCCGCGCCTCCGTGCTGGCGCTGGTCGAGGCCGGCGCTCATGTCATCGCCACCGATATCGATGAGCGGTCACTGGCCGAGCTTCAGGGCGAGCGGATCGAGACCGCACGGCTGGACGTGCTGGACCGGGACGCGATCGACGCGGCATCGGCGCTGACGGCGCGGGCCGACATCCTGTTCAACTGCGCCGGCGTGGTCCATGGCGGGACCGTGCTGGAGGCGTCGGACGAGGATCTGGACTTTGCCTATGCGCTGAACGTCAAGGCGATGACGCGGATGGTCCGCGCCGTGCTGCCCGGCATGATCGCCCGTCGCGAGGGCGCGATCATCAACATGGCGTCGGTCGCCTCCAGCGTGAAGGGCGTGCCCAACCGCTTCGTCTATGGCGTGACCAAGGCAGCCGTGATCGGCCTGACCAAGGCGGTGGCCGCCGACCATGTGGGACAGGGCGTGCGTTGCAACGCGATCTGCCCCGGCACCGTGGACACGCCCTCGCTCAACGCCCGGCTGGCGGCGCAGGGCGATTATGACACGACCCGTGCTGCCTTCGTCGCGCGCCAGCCGATCGGCCGGCTGGGCCGGGCGGAGGAGATTGCAGATCTGGTCGTCTATCTGGCCGGTGCCACCTACACGACCGGGCAGATCCACAATATCGATGGCGGCTGGTCGATCTGA
- a CDS encoding SGNH/GDSL hydrolase family protein yields MLRRSLFLLATCALATTASAESWVPAWFAPPIGYEPAIKDALGRPYDNETVRQTVRIGSDGAVIRLRLSNELGDAPVAIGGASILRLDAAGHPVDGSLRKLMFAGQPGAILPAHAPMLTDPLPLAVKAGETLAVSIHYAGPATVAAHAQMVDIAGPGDFTDRTEWPAPRRARAGGIVSAVEVESAKPVVLVAFGDSITEGAGASPGKGMSWPDQLARLLAKDRAGQCWAIANAGISGNRLLHDGRGPNALSRFDRDVLAVPGATHVLILEGINDIGKVSDPARQDQQVSAERIIAAYRQLLARAKARGLRVIIGTLLPYEGAAYADEAGEARRQSVNRWIRDNARLFDAVVDFDGTMQEPGQPGVMRLSDQIGDHLHPNDAGYGRMAAAALPVILAQGACRQ; encoded by the coding sequence ATGCTGCGGCGATCGCTGTTCCTGCTGGCGACCTGCGCGCTCGCCACGACCGCCAGTGCAGAAAGCTGGGTGCCCGCCTGGTTCGCGCCGCCGATCGGCTATGAACCGGCGATCAAGGATGCGCTGGGTCGCCCCTACGACAATGAGACGGTGCGCCAGACCGTGCGGATCGGCAGCGACGGGGCGGTCATCCGCCTGCGCCTGTCGAACGAACTGGGCGATGCGCCGGTCGCGATCGGCGGCGCATCGATCCTGCGGCTGGATGCCGCAGGCCATCCGGTTGATGGCAGTCTGCGCAAGCTGATGTTTGCCGGCCAGCCCGGCGCCATCCTGCCGGCCCATGCGCCGATGCTGACCGACCCCCTGCCGCTGGCCGTGAAGGCCGGCGAGACCCTGGCCGTCAGCATCCATTATGCCGGGCCGGCGACCGTCGCCGCCCATGCGCAAATGGTCGACATTGCCGGACCAGGCGACTTTACCGACCGGACCGAATGGCCGGCGCCGCGCCGGGCGCGCGCGGGCGGCATCGTCAGCGCGGTCGAGGTGGAGAGCGCCAAGCCGGTCGTGCTGGTGGCGTTCGGCGATTCGATCACCGAAGGCGCCGGCGCATCGCCGGGCAAGGGCATGAGCTGGCCGGACCAGCTGGCAAGGCTGCTGGCCAAGGACAGGGCCGGGCAATGCTGGGCCATCGCCAATGCCGGGATCAGCGGCAACCGCCTGCTGCATGACGGACGCGGCCCCAATGCGCTGTCGCGCTTCGACCGCGACGTGCTGGCGGTGCCGGGCGCGACCCATGTCCTGATCCTGGAAGGGATCAACGACATCGGCAAGGTCAGCGACCCGGCCCGCCAGGATCAGCAGGTTTCGGCCGAGCGGATCATCGCCGCCTATCGGCAATTGCTGGCGCGGGCGAAGGCGCGCGGGCTGCGCGTCATCATCGGCACGCTGCTGCCCTATGAAGGCGCGGCCTATGCTGACGAAGCGGGCGAAGCGCGACGGCAGAGCGTCAACCGCTGGATCCGTGACAATGCGCGGCTGTTCGACGCCGTGGTCGATTTCGACGGCACGATGCAGGAGCCGGGCCAGCCCGGCGTGATGCGATTGTCCGACCAGATTGGCGACCATCTTCACCCCAATGATGCGGGCTATGGACGGATGGCGGCGGCCGCGCTGCCAGTCATCCTGGCACAGGGAGCATGCAGGCAATGA
- a CDS encoding glycoside hydrolase family protein gives MNRRHFIGAATAGLGALAADGAMARSGRGDPIGPYRTPYKYPKLVLAGSGVKGSFDEKLVDCPFVFSHEGRFCMTYVGWDGTGYQTGLAESDDLVNWRRKGIILARNPDDPITRYNIASASILRENDLMSPGRLIKVDGHYVCAWHAYPGTGYEAGPAVIGLAYSKDLMHWEKTPPILFPDGGAPWEEGGLYKPYLMKVGRTYYLFYNAKTKGEPWHEQTGLATSTDLEHWTRHPASPLLRNGPKGSWDDRFASDPVVLRHGGQWAMFYFGLSTDGKARDLLALGDSLTDFRKVDEILVDAGPPGSVDEKFAHKPSIIHARGALYHHYCAVSGKWPNDVRGISVARSIPW, from the coding sequence ATGAACAGGCGCCATTTCATCGGCGCGGCGACAGCGGGCCTGGGTGCCCTGGCGGCCGATGGCGCGATGGCGCGGAGCGGCCGGGGCGATCCGATCGGCCCCTATCGCACCCCCTATAAATATCCCAAGCTGGTGCTGGCCGGATCGGGCGTGAAGGGCAGTTTCGACGAGAAGCTGGTCGACTGCCCCTTCGTCTTTTCGCACGAGGGGCGCTTCTGCATGACCTATGTCGGATGGGACGGCACCGGTTATCAGACCGGGCTCGCCGAGTCCGACGATCTGGTCAACTGGCGACGCAAGGGCATCATCCTGGCCCGCAATCCCGACGATCCGATCACCCGCTACAATATCGCGTCGGCATCCATCCTGCGCGAGAATGACCTGATGTCGCCGGGCCGGCTGATCAAGGTCGATGGCCATTATGTCTGCGCCTGGCACGCCTATCCGGGCACCGGCTATGAAGCCGGTCCGGCGGTCATCGGCCTCGCCTACAGCAAGGATCTGATGCACTGGGAAAAGACGCCGCCGATCCTGTTCCCGGACGGCGGCGCGCCCTGGGAGGAAGGCGGGCTCTACAAGCCCTATCTGATGAAGGTCGGGCGGACCTATTATCTCTTCTACAATGCCAAGACCAAGGGCGAGCCCTGGCATGAGCAGACCGGCCTTGCGACATCCACCGACCTGGAGCACTGGACCCGCCATCCCGCCAGCCCGCTGCTGCGCAACGGTCCCAAGGGCAGCTGGGACGACCGCTTCGCCAGCGATCCGGTGGTGCTGCGCCATGGCGGGCAATGGGCGATGTTCTATTTCGGCCTGTCGACCGACGGCAAGGCACGCGACCTGCTGGCGCTGGGCGACAGCCTGACCGATTTCCGCAAGGTCGACGAGATATTGGTCGATGCCGGCCCACCCGGATCAGTGGACGAGAAATTCGCCCACAAGCCCTCGATCATCCATGCCAGGGGCGCGCTCTATCATCATTATTGCGCGGTCAGCGGCAAATGGCCCAATGATGTGCGCGGGATCAGCGTGGCGCGGTCCATCCCCTGGTAG
- a CDS encoding beta-galactosidase has translation MMMKGLWAASLMGLAIAASPLGAQPAVHQSRATQFADKPAIAVGVAWYPEQWPEQRWDVDLAMMKATGFNVVRIGEFAWSAMEPAEGQFDFAWMDRAIAAAKRHGFMIVIGTPSAAPPAWLSQKYPDTLRVDENGTRAGHGGRRHFSFASARYRDFSRRIAVEMAKRYGRDPSVVGWQIDNEVGPPSFDPESVAAWHRFLKARYGSIDTLNQRWTTQYWSQHYNDFDQVPLHATGQQNPGLLLDFKHFTSATWTDYVQNQAQAIRPLIDSRAFITTNTMFWNAGFDHFQMHRDLDIASWDNYIPDGRPDWVANGANHDLVRGYKRRNFWLMETQPGRVDWVPVNRALDPGQTREMAWQAVSHGADAVLYWQWRPAANGQETYHGAVLGQDGEPNPIHAEIARTAKDMTAAAGLLADTQPAARIGFLFSYDSRWAIDLQRHNKAFDPIKAFTDSYRPFRTEAQGVHILSVDDDLSAYPLVVAPNLNVITRAQADRLAAYVRNGGQLLLGARSGMKDDANALWPQRQPGPLADLLGAQIDQYYALDENVGVKGAVTGTASIWAEEIRPTASDVQVLASYDNPGGWLDGKPALVSRRVGKGRITYLGAWLEPAAMAQLADRLIGEAKLQPLVPDAHPDLEISERAGAGKRVLIVINHGAQARPLTLPSGATLAQGDWQDGQIAAHGVALFRLR, from the coding sequence ATGATGATGAAGGGGCTTTGGGCGGCGTCGCTCATGGGGTTGGCGATCGCGGCTTCCCCTCTTGGCGCGCAACCGGCCGTCCATCAATCCCGCGCCACCCAATTTGCCGACAAGCCGGCGATCGCGGTCGGCGTTGCCTGGTATCCCGAACAATGGCCCGAACAGCGCTGGGATGTCGATCTCGCCATGATGAAGGCGACCGGCTTCAATGTCGTGCGGATCGGCGAGTTTGCCTGGAGCGCGATGGAGCCAGCCGAGGGGCAGTTCGATTTCGCCTGGATGGATCGCGCGATCGCCGCGGCTAAGCGCCACGGCTTCATGATCGTCATCGGCACGCCCAGCGCCGCGCCACCGGCCTGGCTTAGCCAAAAATATCCCGACACGCTGCGCGTCGACGAAAATGGCACCCGCGCGGGGCATGGAGGTCGGCGCCATTTCTCCTTCGCCAGCGCGCGCTATCGCGACTTTTCCCGCCGCATCGCGGTCGAAATGGCGAAACGCTATGGCAGGGATCCATCGGTCGTCGGCTGGCAGATCGACAATGAAGTCGGCCCACCCAGCTTCGACCCTGAATCGGTCGCGGCATGGCACAGATTCCTGAAAGCCCGCTACGGCAGCATCGACACGCTCAACCAGCGCTGGACCACCCAATATTGGAGCCAGCATTATAACGACTTCGACCAGGTGCCGCTGCACGCCACCGGTCAGCAAAATCCCGGTCTGCTGCTCGATTTCAAGCATTTCACCAGCGCGACCTGGACCGACTATGTCCAGAATCAGGCGCAGGCGATCCGCCCGCTGATCGACTCCCGCGCCTTCATCACCACCAACACGATGTTCTGGAATGCCGGCTTCGACCATTTCCAGATGCACCGCGATCTCGATATCGCATCCTGGGACAATTACATCCCGGATGGCCGCCCGGACTGGGTCGCCAATGGCGCCAATCATGATCTGGTGCGCGGCTATAAGCGGCGCAATTTCTGGTTGATGGAAACGCAGCCGGGGCGGGTCGACTGGGTGCCCGTCAACCGGGCGCTCGATCCCGGACAGACCCGTGAAATGGCCTGGCAGGCGGTGTCCCATGGCGCCGACGCTGTGCTCTATTGGCAATGGCGGCCGGCCGCCAACGGCCAGGAGACCTATCATGGCGCCGTGCTGGGCCAGGATGGCGAGCCTAATCCGATCCATGCCGAAATCGCCCGGACGGCAAAGGACATGACGGCGGCCGCCGGCCTGCTGGCCGATACCCAGCCCGCAGCCAGGATCGGCTTCCTCTTTTCCTATGACAGTCGCTGGGCGATTGACCTGCAACGGCACAACAAGGCGTTCGATCCGATCAAGGCCTTTACCGACAGCTATCGCCCGTTCCGCACCGAAGCGCAGGGCGTCCATATCCTGTCGGTGGACGATGACCTGTCGGCCTATCCGCTGGTCGTCGCCCCAAATCTCAATGTCATCACCCGGGCGCAGGCGGACAGGCTTGCGGCCTATGTCCGCAATGGCGGGCAACTGCTGCTCGGCGCGCGCTCGGGCATGAAGGACGATGCCAATGCGCTCTGGCCGCAGCGCCAGCCCGGCCCGCTCGCCGATCTTCTGGGCGCACAGATCGATCAATATTATGCGCTCGACGAAAATGTCGGGGTCAAGGGCGCCGTTACCGGCACCGCCAGCATCTGGGCGGAAGAGATCAGGCCGACCGCGTCCGATGTGCAGGTGCTCGCCAGCTATGACAATCCGGGCGGCTGGCTCGACGGCAAGCCGGCCTTGGTGTCGCGTCGGGTGGGCAAGGGGCGCATCACCTATCTGGGGGCCTGGCTGGAGCCGGCGGCGATGGCCCAGTTGGCCGATCGGCTGATCGGCGAGGCGAAGCTGCAACCGCTGGTGCCCGATGCCCATCCCGACCTGGAAATCAGCGAGCGGGCAGGGGCGGGCAAGCGCGTGCTGATCGTCATCAACCATGGCGCGCAGGCGCGGCCGCTCACGCTGCCGTCGGGCGCGACGCTGGCACAGGGCGACTGGCAGGATGGCCAGATCGCGGCCCATGGCGTGGCCCTGTTCCGGCTGCGCTGA
- a CDS encoding beta-L-arabinofuranosidase domain-containing protein, with protein sequence MSQGLHDGRVDGSGDGSGLSRRGFIHCAACAGTAAGAIGTPAMAFAAATGARGTEVLKEFPYGAVQLTGGVVKDHYDHIHAHYLALDNDRVLKVFRQQAGLPAPGPDMGGWYDRDGFVPGLAFGQYMSGLARIGATTGDKAVHAKVAALVQGFGEFITKTRNPYAGPKAQDQWAAYTMDKYVVGLIDAYRLSGVEQAKTLLPITIEKCRPYISPVSRDRIGKVDPPYDETYVLSENLFHVADITGQDKYRQMAIHYLLNKEWFDPLAAGQDVLPTKHAYSHTIALSSGAQAYLHLGDEKYRKALVNAWTYMEPQRFASGGWGPEEQFVELHQGKLAASLKSSKAHFETPCGSFADMKLARYLVRFTGEPVYGDGLERTLYNTMLATRLPDSDGGYPYYSNYGAAAEKLYYHQKWPCCSGTLVQGVADYVLNLYFHDDNALVVNMFAPSTVKWDRPGGAVQVEQQTNYPAEDTTRLTVTAPGNGRFAMKLRIPAWAKGAQLRVNGAAQGVQPGTLAVIDRTWKAGDMVELTLPQALRTLSIDDKNPDIAAVMRGAVMYVGLNPWTGVEDQPLALPASLKPVPGSSLNYAMETGGRNLVFIPYFNVGLERYNTYFKIA encoded by the coding sequence ATGAGCCAGGGGCTTCATGACGGGCGCGTTGACGGAAGTGGTGACGGTTCGGGCCTGTCCCGGCGCGGCTTCATCCATTGCGCCGCCTGTGCCGGCACCGCCGCTGGCGCGATCGGCACCCCGGCCATGGCCTTTGCCGCTGCCACCGGCGCGCGCGGCACCGAGGTACTGAAGGAATTTCCCTATGGTGCGGTCCAGCTGACCGGTGGCGTGGTCAAGGATCATTATGACCATATCCACGCCCATTATCTGGCCCTCGACAATGACCGGGTACTCAAGGTGTTTCGCCAGCAGGCCGGCCTGCCCGCCCCCGGCCCGGACATGGGCGGCTGGTATGACCGCGACGGCTTCGTCCCTGGCCTCGCGTTCGGCCAATATATGTCGGGCCTGGCGCGGATCGGCGCGACCACCGGCGACAAGGCGGTCCATGCCAAGGTCGCGGCGCTGGTGCAGGGCTTTGGCGAATTCATCACCAAGACCAGGAACCCCTATGCCGGTCCCAAGGCGCAGGACCAGTGGGCGGCCTATACGATGGACAAATATGTCGTCGGCCTGATCGACGCCTATCGCCTGTCCGGGGTGGAGCAGGCCAAGACATTGCTGCCGATCACCATCGAGAAATGCCGCCCCTATATCTCGCCCGTGTCGCGCGACCGGATCGGCAAGGTCGATCCGCCCTATGACGAAACCTATGTGCTGTCGGAAAACCTGTTCCACGTCGCCGATATCACGGGCCAGGACAAGTACCGGCAGATGGCGATCCATTATCTGCTGAACAAGGAATGGTTCGATCCGCTGGCCGCCGGGCAGGACGTGCTGCCGACCAAGCACGCCTATAGCCACACCATTGCGCTGAGTTCCGGCGCGCAGGCCTATCTGCATCTGGGCGACGAGAAATATCGCAAGGCGCTGGTGAACGCCTGGACCTATATGGAGCCGCAGCGCTTCGCATCGGGCGGCTGGGGGCCAGAGGAGCAGTTTGTCGAACTGCATCAGGGCAAGCTTGCCGCCAGCCTCAAATCGTCCAAGGCGCATTTCGAAACGCCCTGCGGCAGCTTTGCCGACATGAAGCTGGCCCGCTATCTGGTGCGCTTCACCGGCGAGCCGGTCTATGGCGACGGGCTGGAACGGACGCTGTACAACACGATGCTGGCGACCCGCCTGCCCGACAGCGACGGCGGATATCCTTATTATTCCAACTATGGGGCGGCGGCCGAAAAACTCTATTATCACCAGAAATGGCCCTGCTGCTCGGGCACCCTGGTGCAGGGCGTCGCCGACTATGTGCTGAACCTCTATTTCCATGACGACAATGCGCTGGTCGTGAACATGTTCGCGCCGTCCACGGTGAAGTGGGACCGCCCCGGCGGCGCGGTACAGGTGGAGCAGCAGACCAATTATCCGGCGGAGGACACCACCCGCCTGACCGTGACCGCGCCGGGCAATGGCCGCTTCGCCATGAAGCTGCGCATCCCCGCCTGGGCGAAGGGCGCGCAGTTGCGCGTCAATGGCGCGGCGCAGGGCGTGCAGCCGGGGACGTTGGCCGTGATCGACCGGACGTGGAAGGCGGGCGACATGGTGGAACTGACCCTGCCGCAGGCCCTGCGGACGCTGAGCATCGACGACAAGAACCCCGATATTGCCGCGGTGATGCGCGGGGCGGTGATGTATGTCGGCCTCAATCCCTGGACCGGGGTGGAGGATCAGCCGCTGGCGCTGCCCGCATCGCTGAAGCCGGTGCCGGGATCGAGCCTTAATTACGCGATGGAAACCGGCGGCAGGAACCTCGTCTTCATCCCCTATTTCAACGTGGGGCTTGAGCGGTACAACACCTATTTCAAGATTGCCTGA
- a CDS encoding ribulose-bisphosphate carboxylase large subunit family protein, which produces MSDRVFATYEIETAFPLEQAAATMAGEQSTGTFVRVPGETDALREAHAARVEALEELGEVSAPSLPGSGLPKNGGDGKRRRARVTLSWPTSNFGLSLPNLLATINGNLSELKAFSGLRLVDVTLPPAFLTRYQGPQFGVAGTRRLAGVYDRPMIGTIIKPSVGLSPEATAEQVRALVEAGVDFIKDDELQADGPHCPFEARISAVMRVINDHADKTGKKVMFAANLTGEMDEMLARHDHVLREGGTCIMASMNSIGLPAMKMLRAHAQLPIHGHRNGWGMLGRSPAIGMSYIAFQKLWRLAGIDHTHVNGIDNKFCESNESVIASARECLTPMFPAPHAGCEIMPVFSSGQSARQVPATFAALGSTNLIFAAGGGIMAHPGGPGAGVRALQQAWEAAVAGVDQAEAASQAPELRDALAAFAG; this is translated from the coding sequence ATGAGCGACCGGGTTTTTGCCACTTACGAGATCGAGACGGCCTTTCCGCTGGAACAGGCGGCGGCGACGATGGCGGGCGAGCAGTCGACCGGCACCTTCGTCCGCGTGCCGGGCGAGACGGACGCGCTGCGCGAGGCCCATGCGGCGCGGGTCGAGGCTTTGGAGGAATTGGGCGAGGTCAGCGCGCCATCTTTGCCGGGATCGGGTTTGCCCAAGAACGGCGGCGACGGCAAGAGGCGGCGGGCGCGGGTGACGCTGTCCTGGCCGACATCCAATTTCGGCCTGTCGCTGCCCAATCTGCTGGCGACGATCAATGGCAATCTGTCGGAGCTGAAGGCCTTTTCCGGGCTGCGGCTGGTGGACGTGACGCTGCCCCCCGCCTTTCTGACCCGCTATCAGGGGCCGCAATTCGGCGTTGCAGGGACGCGCAGGCTGGCGGGCGTTTATGACCGGCCGATGATCGGCACGATCATCAAGCCGAGCGTCGGCCTGTCGCCCGAGGCGACGGCCGAGCAGGTGCGGGCGCTGGTCGAGGCCGGGGTCGACTTCATCAAGGACGACGAATTACAGGCGGACGGGCCCCATTGCCCGTTCGAAGCGCGGATCAGCGCGGTGATGCGCGTCATCAACGATCATGCCGACAAGACCGGCAAGAAGGTGATGTTCGCCGCCAACCTGACCGGCGAGATGGACGAGATGCTGGCGCGGCACGACCATGTGCTGCGCGAAGGCGGCACCTGCATCATGGCGAGCATGAACAGCATCGGCCTGCCGGCGATGAAGATGCTGCGCGCCCATGCCCAGTTGCCGATCCACGGCCACCGCAATGGCTGGGGCATGCTGGGGCGGTCGCCCGCCATCGGCATGAGCTATATCGCCTTCCAGAAATTGTGGCGGCTGGCCGGGATCGACCACACCCATGTGAACGGCATCGACAATAAATTCTGCGAGAGCAACGAGAGCGTGATCGCGTCGGCCCGCGAATGTCTGACGCCGATGTTCCCCGCGCCTCATGCCGGGTGCGAGATCATGCCGGTCTTCTCGTCCGGCCAGTCGGCGCGGCAGGTGCCGGCGACTTTCGCGGCGCTGGGATCGACCAACCTGATCTTTGCGGCGGGCGGCGGCATCATGGCGCATCCGGGCGGACCGGGCGCGGGCGTGCGCGCCCTGCAACAGGCCTGGGAAGCAGCGGTGGCCGGGGTCGACCAGGCCGAAGCGGCAAGCCAGGCGCCCGAACTGCGCGACGCGCTCGCCGCCTTCGCTGGATGA